A region from the Streptomyces lydicus genome encodes:
- a CDS encoding ATP-binding cassette domain-containing protein — protein sequence MTRQTISTKGGNAVEVRGLVKHFGAVKAVDGVDLDVKEGTVLGVLGPNGAGKTTLVRCLSTLLVPDAGSAFVAGFDVVRQPRALRRTIGLTGQYASVDEKLSGWENLYMIGRLLDLSRKDARRRADEMLERFSLTEAAKRAAAKYSGGMRRRLDLAASMIGRPAVLYLDEPTTGLDPRTRNEVWQEVQRMVHDGATVLLTTQYMEEAEQLANELTVIDRGRVIAEGQVDELKAKVGGRTLQIRPADPGELDRMTEAVTRAGLDGIAGATADHDGGVVNVPIVSDEQLTAVVNVLGREGIALAGISTHLPSLDEVFLAITGQKTSEAGTGAGSEDAMDEQYAGVSA from the coding sequence ATGACGCGACAGACGATATCCACCAAGGGCGGCAACGCCGTGGAGGTGCGCGGTCTGGTCAAGCACTTCGGGGCGGTCAAGGCCGTCGACGGGGTGGACCTGGACGTGAAAGAGGGCACCGTGCTCGGCGTGCTCGGCCCCAATGGCGCCGGCAAGACGACCCTCGTGCGGTGCCTGTCCACCCTCCTCGTGCCGGACGCCGGCAGCGCCTTCGTGGCCGGCTTCGACGTGGTGCGCCAGCCCCGCGCGCTGCGCCGCACCATCGGCCTGACCGGGCAGTACGCCTCGGTCGACGAAAAGCTCTCCGGCTGGGAGAACCTCTACATGATCGGGCGGCTGCTCGATCTGTCCCGCAAGGACGCCCGGCGCCGCGCGGACGAGATGCTGGAGCGGTTCTCGCTGACCGAGGCCGCCAAGCGGGCCGCGGCCAAGTACTCCGGCGGTATGCGCCGCCGGCTCGACCTGGCCGCCTCGATGATCGGCCGGCCCGCGGTCCTCTACCTGGACGAGCCGACCACCGGCCTGGACCCCCGCACCCGTAACGAGGTGTGGCAGGAGGTCCAGCGGATGGTGCACGACGGTGCCACGGTGCTGCTGACCACCCAATACATGGAAGAGGCCGAGCAGTTGGCCAACGAGCTGACGGTCATCGACCGCGGCCGGGTGATCGCCGAGGGGCAGGTGGACGAGCTCAAGGCCAAGGTCGGCGGGCGGACGCTGCAGATCCGGCCGGCGGACCCGGGCGAGCTGGACCGGATGACCGAGGCCGTCACCCGGGCCGGTCTGGACGGCATCGCGGGGGCCACCGCCGACCACGACGGGGGTGTGGTCAACGTACCGATCGTCAGCGACGAGCAGCTGACCGCGGTGGTCAATGTGCTCGGCCGGGAGGGCATCGCGCTCGCCGGGATCAGCACCCATCTGCCCAGCCTGGACGAGGTGTTCCTGGCCATCACCGGCCAGAAGACCTCCGAGGCCGGGACCGGGGCCGGGTCCGAGGACGCCATGGACGAGCAGTACGCGGGGGTATCGGCATGA
- a CDS encoding AfsR/SARP family transcriptional regulator, whose product MRYGILGTTQADRPDGTPVAIGGPRLRALLAALALRPGRALSPDVLISDIWGLDPPADAAGALQALVGRLRRALGHAAVASADGGYRLCAEPDAVDLHRFERLATEGGRALTAADPAGAAALLDDALALWRGPALADLPDAGAEASRAERRRLDAQRTRLAADLALGRADRALPTLLALCQDHPLDEPLQALRLRALRAAGRTAEALAAYEEIRTGLADRLGADPGPELRALHAELLRPPAETVPSPASPHAPGATHAPGTTYFPGATHVPGTAHAPGAALPPGAADPAAVPAPYLTPPRPRPGNLRARLTSFVGRDTDLAAIRADLAEHRLVTLLGPGGAGKTRLSQEGAEAAAAALPDAWPHGVWLAELAPVDDPQTVPEAVLTALGARETVVRGTTAEGLRAAADPTALDPLGRLAEHCAGRRMLLVLDNCEHVIGAAAELAERLLADCPGVTVLATSREPLAVPGEVLRPVEPLPAPVALRLLADRGAAALPGFRIEADEETTAACAEICTRLDGLPLAIELAAARLRLLTPRQLADRLDDRFRLLTSGSRTVLPRQQTLRAVVDWSWDLTDEPERAVLRRLSVFAGGCDLAAAEEVCAGDGVDRREVAGLLGSLIDKSLVVAAPAGQEPGGSRFGGGEMRYRLLETVGEYAGERLDEAGERAGAERRHLVAYRELARTTDPLLRGPGQRAGMERLELEHDNLRTALRRALAARDEHEALCLVLSLQWFWSLRDHRSDARHWATAAAALGPNPFIPPAEPAPDLHERPIDTPPPMAPEQLQEARREVRLVALSSRDSDIEALLDPAMQEELAGMLTVYRTGMPQTCKVPGALWYYAVLITGRFDELAELVEGAVQACRDLGYAWELAYMLQFRSKILNDRAGGLAQATSDADEALRTFLRLGDAWGAAEALAGRAEAHEKRGAYAQAARDYRAAMVHAEDLGAHGQTLLLRCRLGAVLIEDDQTETGERMLREVLAEAVKGNSGRDTEPFARLTLAMWLTLKGDRQGARAELHVVRELFAPRAPDLFAGMLESSVISLDLDEGHREEGLLPRFRSAMARMQDSLTQMIAPDLPVVQLLTGARVLTAVRGESGGRDAARLVGAYDALRATSHVPPRLIRDDRARTEAAARALVGDTAYAQAYAEGGGLSLEEATALI is encoded by the coding sequence GTGCGCTACGGAATTCTCGGCACCACCCAGGCCGACCGGCCCGACGGCACCCCCGTCGCGATCGGCGGACCACGCCTGCGCGCGCTGCTCGCCGCCCTCGCGCTGCGCCCCGGCCGGGCACTCTCCCCGGACGTGCTGATCTCGGACATCTGGGGCCTGGACCCGCCCGCCGACGCGGCCGGGGCGCTGCAGGCGCTGGTCGGCCGGCTGCGCCGTGCCCTGGGGCATGCCGCGGTCGCCTCGGCCGACGGCGGCTACCGGCTGTGTGCCGAGCCCGACGCCGTCGATCTGCACCGTTTCGAGCGGCTTGCGACGGAGGGCGGCCGGGCGCTGACCGCCGCGGACCCGGCCGGCGCCGCCGCCCTGCTCGACGACGCCCTGGCACTCTGGCGCGGTCCGGCCCTCGCCGATCTGCCGGACGCGGGGGCCGAGGCCTCCCGCGCCGAGCGCCGCCGCCTGGACGCCCAGCGCACCCGCCTCGCCGCCGACCTCGCCCTCGGCCGGGCCGACCGGGCGCTGCCCACCCTCCTCGCGCTGTGCCAGGACCATCCGCTGGACGAACCCCTCCAGGCGCTGCGGCTGCGCGCACTGCGTGCCGCGGGCCGCACGGCGGAGGCACTGGCGGCCTACGAGGAGATACGCACCGGCCTCGCCGACCGCCTCGGCGCCGACCCGGGCCCGGAGCTGCGCGCCCTGCACGCGGAACTGCTCCGTCCACCGGCGGAGACGGTCCCGTCGCCTGCGTCCCCCCACGCTCCCGGTGCCACCCACGCTCCCGGCACCACTTACTTCCCCGGCGCCACCCACGTCCCGGGCACCGCGCACGCGCCCGGCGCCGCGCTCCCGCCCGGCGCCGCCGACCCCGCAGCCGTCCCCGCCCCCTACCTCACCCCGCCCCGCCCCCGCCCCGGCAACCTCCGGGCCCGGCTCACCTCCTTCGTCGGGCGGGACACCGACCTGGCGGCGATCCGCGCCGATCTGGCCGAGCACCGGCTGGTGACGCTGCTGGGCCCCGGCGGCGCCGGCAAGACCCGGCTGTCGCAGGAGGGCGCGGAGGCCGCCGCGGCCGCGCTGCCGGACGCCTGGCCGCACGGCGTATGGCTGGCCGAGCTGGCGCCGGTGGACGATCCGCAGACCGTGCCCGAGGCGGTGCTGACCGCACTCGGGGCCCGTGAGACGGTCGTCCGCGGCACCACCGCGGAAGGCCTGCGGGCCGCCGCCGATCCGACCGCACTGGACCCGCTCGGCCGGCTCGCCGAGCACTGCGCGGGACGCCGGATGCTGCTCGTCCTCGACAACTGCGAGCATGTGATCGGCGCCGCCGCCGAGCTCGCCGAGCGGCTGCTGGCCGACTGCCCCGGGGTGACCGTGCTGGCCACCAGCCGGGAGCCGCTGGCCGTACCGGGCGAGGTGCTGCGGCCGGTCGAGCCGCTGCCCGCCCCCGTCGCGCTGCGGCTGCTGGCCGACCGCGGGGCCGCCGCCCTGCCCGGCTTCCGTATCGAGGCCGATGAGGAGACCACCGCCGCCTGCGCCGAGATCTGCACCCGGCTGGACGGGCTGCCGCTGGCCATCGAACTCGCCGCGGCCCGGCTGCGGTTGCTGACGCCGCGGCAGCTCGCCGACCGGCTCGACGACCGTTTCCGGCTGCTGACCAGCGGCAGCCGGACGGTGCTGCCCCGCCAGCAGACGCTGCGCGCGGTCGTGGACTGGTCCTGGGACCTGACCGACGAGCCCGAACGGGCGGTGCTGCGCCGGCTGTCCGTCTTCGCCGGCGGCTGCGATCTGGCCGCCGCCGAAGAGGTGTGCGCGGGCGACGGCGTCGACCGGCGCGAGGTGGCCGGGCTGCTCGGCTCGCTGATCGACAAATCGCTGGTGGTCGCGGCCCCGGCCGGCCAGGAGCCGGGCGGCAGCCGCTTCGGCGGGGGAGAGATGCGCTACCGGCTGCTGGAGACGGTGGGGGAGTACGCCGGCGAGCGGCTGGACGAGGCCGGGGAACGGGCCGGTGCCGAGCGCCGCCACCTCGTCGCCTACCGCGAACTGGCCCGTACCACCGATCCGTTGCTGCGCGGCCCCGGCCAGCGCGCGGGCATGGAGCGGCTGGAGCTGGAGCACGACAATCTGCGTACCGCGCTGCGCCGCGCCCTCGCCGCACGGGACGAGCACGAGGCGCTGTGCCTGGTGCTGTCCCTGCAGTGGTTCTGGTCGCTGCGCGACCACCGCAGCGACGCCCGCCACTGGGCGACGGCGGCCGCCGCGCTCGGCCCCAACCCCTTCATCCCGCCCGCCGAACCGGCCCCCGACCTGCACGAGAGACCCATCGACACACCCCCGCCGATGGCTCCCGAACAACTGCAGGAGGCCCGCCGCGAGGTCCGGCTGGTCGCGCTCTCCAGCCGGGACAGCGATATCGAGGCGCTGCTCGATCCGGCGATGCAGGAAGAGCTGGCCGGGATGCTCACCGTCTACCGCACCGGTATGCCGCAGACCTGCAAGGTGCCCGGCGCGCTCTGGTACTACGCGGTGCTGATCACCGGACGCTTCGACGAGCTGGCCGAGCTGGTCGAGGGCGCGGTGCAGGCCTGCCGTGACCTCGGCTACGCATGGGAGCTGGCCTACATGCTGCAGTTCCGCTCGAAGATCCTCAACGACCGCGCCGGCGGGCTGGCGCAGGCGACCAGCGATGCCGACGAGGCGCTGCGCACCTTCCTGCGGCTCGGCGACGCGTGGGGCGCGGCCGAGGCGCTGGCGGGACGCGCCGAAGCCCATGAGAAGCGGGGCGCGTACGCACAGGCGGCGCGCGACTACCGGGCGGCGATGGTGCACGCCGAGGACTTGGGGGCGCACGGCCAGACCCTGCTGCTGCGCTGCCGGCTGGGTGCCGTGCTGATCGAGGACGACCAGACGGAGACCGGCGAGCGGATGCTGCGCGAGGTGCTGGCCGAGGCGGTGAAGGGCAACAGCGGCCGGGACACCGAGCCGTTCGCCCGGCTGACCCTGGCGATGTGGCTGACGCTGAAGGGGGATCGCCAGGGGGCGCGGGCGGAACTGCATGTGGTGCGCGAGCTCTTCGCCCCGCGCGCCCCGGACCTGTTCGCCGGGATGCTGGAGTCGTCGGTGATCTCGCTGGACCTGGACGAGGGCCACCGCGAGGAGGGCCTGCTGCCGAGGTTCCGCTCGGCCATGGCCCGCATGCAGGACTCCCTGACGCAGATGATCGCGCCGGACCTCCCGGTGGTACAACTCCTCACCGGTGCACGGGTGTTGACGGCGGTGCGGGGTGAGTCCGGTGGGCGGGACGCGGCGCGCCTGGTGGGGGCGTACGACGCGCTGCGGGCGACCAGCCATGTCCCGCCGCGGCTCATCCGCGACGACCGGGCCCGTACCGAGGCGGCCGCGCGGGCGCTGGTGGGCGATACGGCTTATGCGCAGGCATACGCCGAAGGCGGTGGCCTCTCCCTCGAAGAGGCCACCGCCCTCATCTGA
- the panB gene encoding 3-methyl-2-oxobutanoate hydroxymethyltransferase: protein MTQPSPAQKPVAKSLYGGSGSRRITVRDIAAAKERGEKWPMLTAYDAMTASVFDEAGIPVLLVGDSMGNCHLGYESTVPVTMDEITLLSAAVVRGTKRALVVGDLPFGSFQEGPVQALRNATRLVKEAGVGAVKLEGGERSADQVELLVSSGIPVMAHIGLTPQSVHAYGGYPVQGRGEEAAQQLLRDAKAVQDAGAFSVVLEAVPAELAAEVTRSLYIPTVGIGAGPDCDGQVLVWTDMAGMTAGRVPKFVKQYVALRELLGSAAKEFAEDVVGGAFPAEPHLFH from the coding sequence ATGACGCAGCCTTCGCCTGCCCAGAAGCCGGTTGCCAAGTCCCTCTACGGGGGCTCGGGGTCACGCCGGATCACCGTCCGGGACATCGCCGCCGCCAAGGAGCGCGGCGAGAAGTGGCCGATGCTCACCGCCTACGACGCCATGACCGCCTCCGTCTTCGACGAGGCCGGCATCCCCGTTCTGCTCGTCGGTGACTCGATGGGCAACTGCCACCTCGGTTACGAATCCACCGTGCCGGTCACCATGGACGAGATCACCCTGCTGTCCGCGGCGGTCGTCCGGGGCACGAAGCGCGCGCTCGTCGTCGGCGACCTGCCGTTCGGCTCGTTCCAGGAAGGCCCGGTGCAGGCGCTGCGCAACGCCACCCGGCTGGTGAAGGAAGCGGGCGTGGGCGCCGTCAAGCTGGAGGGCGGTGAGCGCTCCGCCGACCAGGTGGAGCTGCTGGTCTCGTCCGGCATCCCGGTGATGGCGCATATCGGGCTGACCCCGCAGTCGGTCCACGCCTACGGGGGCTACCCCGTCCAGGGCCGCGGCGAGGAGGCGGCCCAGCAGCTGCTGCGGGACGCCAAGGCGGTGCAGGACGCCGGTGCGTTCTCGGTCGTCCTGGAGGCGGTACCCGCCGAGCTGGCGGCCGAGGTCACCCGTTCGCTCTACATCCCGACCGTCGGTATCGGCGCGGGCCCGGACTGCGACGGCCAGGTGCTGGTATGGACCGACATGGCCGGAATGACGGCCGGCCGGGTCCCGAAGTTCGTCAAGCAGTACGTTGCCCTGCGGGAGCTGCTCGGAAGCGCGGCCAAGGAGTTCGCCGAGGACGTCGTCGGCGGAGCGTTTCCTGCGGAGCCGCATCTCTTTCACTGA
- a CDS encoding MFS transporter has translation MASSSSTPGAPPARQIPDPVHRRRWAILSTLMLSLLIVVLDNSILNVAMKTIATPAPLGLGATQSELEWAINSYTLVFAGLLFTAGLLGDRVGRKKTLLFGLAVFGAGSVLAGVSGSPAELITFRALMGLGGAFVMPSTLAILMNVFEREEQPRAIGIWAGGVGLAIAVGPIAGGLLLAHFWWGSVFMINAPVVVVSLIAMVILVPDSKDPGPGRLDPFGVLLSVVGLVLLVYGIIKGGQLADFTDPQVVGAIAGGLAVLIVFVLHQKHSDHPSIDIGYFRSPAFSAAIAAIALVFFALMGVAFFTVFYIQSVRGYTPLQAGMLFLPLAAAQTIFAPRARLAVDQYGARAVCTFSMFVVATTMSGMLLLDTDTPIWVLEALFFLQGAGMAHIMPPATVAVMQALPREKAGSGSALNNVFRQVGGTLGVAVLGSLLSTSYRDRMQDTLDRLPGVPAAARHAAGESIEATHGLADRMGPAGRSLTAVADDAFIHAMHVTALGSAAVALLGLVVAAAFLPGRTAPAPQPATPQEERKAGAER, from the coding sequence ATGGCCTCCTCCTCCAGCACCCCGGGCGCACCGCCGGCCCGACAGATCCCGGACCCCGTCCACCGCCGCCGCTGGGCGATCCTGTCCACCCTCATGCTCAGCCTGCTGATCGTGGTGCTGGACAACTCGATCCTCAATGTCGCCATGAAGACCATCGCGACCCCGGCCCCGCTCGGCCTCGGCGCCACCCAGAGCGAGCTGGAGTGGGCGATCAACTCCTACACGCTGGTCTTCGCCGGTCTGCTGTTCACCGCGGGCCTGCTGGGCGACCGGGTGGGCCGCAAGAAGACACTGCTCTTCGGCCTGGCGGTCTTCGGTGCCGGGTCGGTGCTCGCCGGGGTGTCCGGATCGCCGGCGGAGCTGATCACCTTCCGCGCGCTGATGGGCCTGGGCGGCGCCTTCGTGATGCCGTCCACCCTCGCCATTCTGATGAACGTCTTCGAGCGGGAGGAGCAGCCCCGGGCGATCGGCATCTGGGCCGGCGGGGTGGGGCTGGCCATCGCGGTCGGCCCGATCGCCGGCGGGCTGCTGCTCGCCCACTTCTGGTGGGGCTCGGTCTTCATGATCAACGCTCCGGTCGTGGTGGTCTCGCTGATCGCGATGGTGATCCTGGTGCCCGACTCCAAGGACCCCGGCCCCGGCCGGCTGGACCCGTTCGGGGTGCTGCTGTCCGTCGTCGGACTCGTCCTGCTGGTCTACGGCATCATCAAGGGCGGCCAGCTCGCCGACTTCACCGACCCGCAGGTGGTCGGCGCGATCGCCGGCGGCCTGGCGGTGCTGATCGTCTTCGTGCTGCACCAGAAGCACAGCGACCACCCGTCCATCGACATCGGCTACTTCCGCAGCCCGGCCTTCTCGGCCGCCATCGCCGCCATCGCGCTGGTCTTCTTCGCGCTGATGGGGGTCGCGTTCTTCACCGTCTTCTACATCCAGAGCGTGCGCGGCTACACCCCGCTGCAGGCCGGAATGCTGTTCCTGCCGCTGGCCGCCGCCCAGACGATCTTCGCGCCCCGGGCCCGGCTCGCCGTCGACCAGTACGGCGCCCGCGCGGTGTGCACCTTCAGCATGTTCGTGGTGGCCACCACCATGTCGGGCATGCTGCTGCTGGACACCGACACCCCGATCTGGGTCCTGGAGGCGCTGTTCTTCCTGCAGGGCGCCGGGATGGCCCACATCATGCCGCCGGCCACCGTCGCGGTCATGCAGGCGCTGCCCCGGGAGAAGGCCGGCTCCGGCTCGGCGCTCAACAACGTCTTCCGGCAGGTCGGCGGCACCCTCGGCGTCGCCGTCCTCGGCTCGCTGCTGTCGACGAGCTACCGCGACCGTATGCAGGACACCCTCGACCGGCTGCCGGGCGTACCGGCCGCCGCCCGGCACGCGGCCGGGGAATCCATCGAGGCGACCCACGGGCTCGCGGACAGGATGGGGCCGGCGGGCCGTTCGCTGACCGCCGTGGCCGACGACGCCTTCATCCACGCCATGCACGTCACCGCGCTCGGCTCGGCCGCCGTCGCGCTGCTGGGGCTCGTGGTGGCCGCGGCCTTCCTGCCGGGCCGAACGGCACCGGCACCGCAGCCGGCCACTCCGCAGGAAGAGCGGAAGGCGGGCGCGGAGCGATGA
- a CDS encoding MFS transporter, with protein sequence MPLALLALAVSAFGIGTTEFVMMGLLPDVADDLGTSVPTAGYLVSAYALGVVIGAPLLTALGSRIPRKRMLVGLMAVFTVGNLASALAPTFGLLIAGRVLAGLPHGAFFGVGAVVAARLVREGRQARAVATMFLGLTVANIIGVPAATLLGQQLGWRATFLVVAAIGLAAMAALARLIPPLPAEEYTGLGSELRALGNRQVLLGLLTTVFGFAGIFAVYSYLASMMTEVTGFAAGSVPLVLALFGIGMTLGALAAGPLTDRALRPTLYGSLAALALALTAFHFTAEVKWAALVTVVLIGAVGFLTTTPLQMLVMNKAQQAPTLAAASNQSAFNLANAGGAWVGGLALTAGWGWTSPTLVGAVLAALGLAVAVVAGLLDHGAHDSSRIVARSGAGHGGKTLSTATRSTEIRSGETRGGETESGPTAGAPVAAEGHLG encoded by the coding sequence ATGCCCTTGGCTCTGCTCGCCCTCGCGGTCTCAGCTTTCGGCATCGGCACCACGGAATTCGTGATGATGGGCCTGCTGCCCGACGTCGCGGACGATCTGGGCACCTCCGTGCCCACCGCCGGCTACCTCGTCTCCGCCTACGCCCTCGGCGTCGTCATCGGCGCCCCGCTCCTGACCGCCCTCGGCTCCCGTATCCCGCGCAAGCGGATGCTGGTGGGCCTGATGGCGGTCTTCACGGTCGGCAACCTCGCCTCCGCCCTGGCCCCCACCTTCGGGCTGCTGATCGCCGGCCGGGTGCTGGCCGGGCTCCCGCACGGTGCGTTCTTCGGCGTCGGCGCGGTGGTCGCCGCCCGGCTGGTGCGCGAGGGCCGCCAGGCCCGGGCGGTCGCCACGATGTTCCTCGGCCTGACCGTCGCCAACATCATCGGCGTCCCGGCGGCGACCCTGCTGGGCCAGCAGCTCGGCTGGCGCGCCACCTTCCTCGTCGTGGCCGCCATCGGGCTGGCCGCCATGGCCGCCCTGGCCCGGCTGATCCCCCCGCTGCCGGCCGAGGAGTACACCGGCCTCGGCAGCGAACTGCGGGCGCTCGGCAACCGCCAGGTGCTGCTCGGCCTGCTCACCACCGTCTTCGGCTTCGCCGGGATCTTCGCCGTCTACAGCTACCTCGCGTCGATGATGACCGAGGTCACCGGCTTCGCCGCGGGCTCGGTGCCGCTGGTCCTCGCCCTCTTCGGCATCGGGATGACCCTCGGTGCGCTCGCCGCGGGCCCGCTCACCGACCGGGCCCTGCGCCCGACCCTCTACGGTTCGCTGGCCGCCCTGGCCCTCGCCCTGACGGCCTTCCACTTCACCGCCGAGGTGAAGTGGGCGGCGCTGGTGACGGTCGTCCTCATCGGCGCGGTCGGCTTCCTGACCACCACACCCCTGCAGATGCTGGTCATGAACAAGGCCCAGCAGGCGCCGACGCTGGCCGCCGCCTCCAACCAGTCCGCCTTCAACCTCGCCAACGCCGGCGGTGCCTGGGTCGGCGGCCTGGCCCTGACGGCGGGCTGGGGCTGGACCTCCCCGACGCTGGTCGGCGCGGTGCTGGCCGCCCTGGGCCTGGCCGTCGCCGTCGTGGCCGGTCTCCTGGACCACGGTGCCCACGACTCCTCCCGGATCGTGGCCCGCAGCGGAGCCGGCCACGGTGGCAAGACCCTCAGCACCGCGACCCGCAGCACCGAGATCCGCAGCGGCGAAACCCGCGGCGGCGAGACGGAGTCCGGGCCGACCGCGGGTGCGCCGGTCGCCGCCGAGGGCCACCTCGGCTGA
- a CDS encoding ABC transporter permease: MSTATMAAPRVKAGADEGRIGLRANLRHIGALVRRNALQIKQDPESMMDVLLMPIIFILLFTYVFGGAIAGKGHQHDYIQRLVPGMMAMLGMNIAMAVGSGVNEDFRKGVMDRFRTMPIARSSVLIAKIVVEIGRMLIATAILLGMGFLLGLEIKGSLLAFFAAVVLSTVFGAALMWIFILLGLAVKTPQAVQGMAMLVLMPLQFGSSIFAPTTSMPGWLEGFTEVNPLSNLADASRALINNQGAVAHPALVTLGWAVAITAVTMPLAVAKFRKKT; encoded by the coding sequence ATGAGTACGGCAACGATGGCGGCGCCGCGGGTGAAGGCCGGCGCCGATGAGGGCCGGATCGGTCTGCGGGCCAATCTGCGGCACATCGGGGCGCTGGTGCGGCGCAACGCCCTGCAGATCAAGCAGGATCCGGAGTCCATGATGGACGTCCTGCTGATGCCGATCATCTTCATCCTGCTGTTCACCTATGTCTTCGGCGGCGCGATCGCCGGCAAGGGCCACCAGCACGATTACATCCAGCGCCTGGTGCCCGGCATGATGGCGATGCTGGGCATGAACATCGCCATGGCGGTGGGCAGCGGTGTCAACGAGGACTTCCGCAAGGGGGTGATGGACCGCTTCCGGACGATGCCGATCGCCCGGTCCTCGGTCCTCATCGCCAAGATCGTCGTCGAGATCGGCCGGATGCTGATCGCCACCGCGATCCTGCTCGGCATGGGCTTCCTGCTGGGCCTGGAGATCAAGGGCAGCCTGCTCGCGTTCTTCGCCGCGGTCGTGCTGTCCACCGTCTTCGGCGCCGCCCTGATGTGGATCTTCATCCTGCTGGGGCTCGCCGTGAAGACCCCGCAGGCGGTCCAGGGCATGGCGATGCTGGTGCTGATGCCGCTGCAGTTCGGCTCGTCGATCTTCGCGCCGACGACCTCGATGCCCGGCTGGCTGGAGGGGTTCACCGAGGTCAACCCGCTCTCCAACCTGGCGGACGCGTCCCGTGCGCTGATCAACAACCAGGGCGCCGTGGCCCACCCGGCGCTGGTCACCCTCGGCTGGGCGGTCGCCATCACGGCCGTCACCATGCCGCTCGCGGTGGCGAAGTTCCGCAAGAAGACCTGA
- a CDS encoding endonuclease/exonuclease/phosphatase family protein: MTEPGQGHNPGQAGSRAERLRNWWRPEGMWRRGIVLAVLAVLVGLLMMLHSQIPNTVGNLGSLLETFLPWLGLCIPLLFVVAVLRRSATALVALVLPAFAWISLFGGQITDKSGNGGNLTVATHNVNAENPDPASTARDIVASDADVVALEELTGDALPVYRQGLAKAYPYHTVQGTVGLWSKRPLSEAKPVDLKMGWTRALRATVTAADGQKFAVYVAHLPSVRVKVAAGFTANQRDGSAAALGKAISADPEKKVVLLGDLNGTMNDRSLAPVTSQMRSAQGAAGDGFGFTWPAAFPMARIDQIMMKGMDPVKAWVMPETGSDHLPVAATVKI; the protein is encoded by the coding sequence ATGACGGAGCCGGGACAGGGGCACAACCCCGGGCAGGCCGGTTCCCGGGCCGAACGCCTGCGGAACTGGTGGCGTCCCGAGGGCATGTGGCGGCGCGGCATCGTGCTCGCGGTACTCGCGGTCCTGGTGGGCCTGCTGATGATGCTGCACTCCCAGATCCCCAACACCGTGGGGAACCTGGGCAGTCTGCTGGAGACCTTCCTGCCGTGGCTGGGGCTGTGCATCCCGCTGCTGTTCGTCGTCGCGGTGCTGCGCCGCTCGGCGACCGCGCTGGTGGCGCTGGTGCTGCCGGCGTTCGCCTGGATCAGCCTCTTCGGCGGGCAGATCACCGACAAGTCCGGCAACGGCGGCAATCTCACGGTCGCCACCCACAACGTCAACGCCGAGAACCCCGACCCGGCGTCCACCGCCCGGGACATCGTGGCCTCCGACGCCGATGTGGTGGCCCTGGAGGAGCTGACCGGCGACGCCCTGCCCGTCTACCGGCAGGGGCTGGCGAAGGCGTATCCGTACCACACGGTCCAGGGCACCGTCGGGCTGTGGAGCAAGCGCCCGCTGTCCGAGGCGAAGCCGGTGGACCTCAAGATGGGCTGGACCCGCGCGCTGCGGGCCACCGTCACCGCCGCCGACGGCCAGAAGTTCGCCGTCTACGTCGCGCATCTGCCGTCGGTACGGGTCAAGGTCGCGGCGGGCTTCACCGCCAATCAGCGAGACGGCAGCGCCGCGGCGCTCGGCAAGGCGATCTCCGCCGACCCGGAGAAGAAGGTCGTGCTGCTCGGCGACCTCAACGGCACCATGAACGACCGCTCGCTGGCCCCGGTCACCTCCCAGATGCGCTCCGCCCAGGGCGCGGCGGGCGACGGCTTCGGCTTCACCTGGCCGGCCGCGTTCCCGATGGCCCGGATCGACCAGATCATGATGAAGGGGATGGACCCGGTCAAGGCCTGGGTGATGCCCGAGACCGGCAGCGACCACCTTCCGGTCGCGGCGACGGTGAAGATCTGA